In the Candidatus Hydrogenedentota bacterium genome, GAATTGACCCGTAAGCATTGTCCGTCCGCGACCTTCATCTTCACATCGACGAACAAAGTCTACGGAGATACGCCCAACGCTCTGCCGCTTGTCGAAGGCGAAACCCGCTGGAATGTCGCCCCGCATCATCCCTACGCCCAATACGGAATTGACGAAACCATGCCCATCGACGCCAGCAAACACTCCATCTTCGGAGCCTCCAAGGTCGCCGCGGACGTGATGGTGCAGGAATACGGGCGCTATTTCGGCATGAAGACGGCCTGCTTTCGCGGAGGGTGTCTCACCGGCCCGGGCCATTCCGGGGCTGAGCTGCACGGATTTCTTTCTTACCTCATGAAATGCGCGATCTCCGGACGCGAATACCGCATCTTCGGATATAAGGGTAAGCAGGTCCGCGATAACATCCACTCAAGCGATTTGGTGGAATGCTTCTGGCATTTCCACCAAAACCCCCGCTCCGGCGAGGTCTACAACATCGGCGGAGGCACGCACAGCAATTGCAGCATGCTCGAAGCCATCCGGCTATGCGAAGAAATCGCGGGCAAAAAGATGAACACGACCTACGTCGACGAACCGCGCTCCGGCGACCACATCTGGTGGATCAGCGACGTGCGCCGCTTCCAATCGCATTACCCGCAATGGTGCTATCGCTACAACGTCCCGCAGATTCTCGCGGAGATCTACGACGGACTCAGCCATCGCACGTAATCGCGAAGGGCGGACATTCTTGTCCGCCTCTTTCGGATCAATCCGGAAAGAACCGGCGTCCGAACCCTGCTATCTTGTATACTCTTCACTCAGTCTCATGGCACTGAACGTCTAAGGGGGTACCGATGCTCGTAAACAGACTCGCCACGTTGACCGTCTTCGCGATTGCCGCGTTGGGCTCATCCTTCGCGCTCGCCCAAACCACATTCTACGTTGCGCCAAACGGCAATGACGCGTGGTCTGGATCGCTTGCCGCGCCCAACGCGGAAAAGTCGGATGGCCCCTTCGCGACGTTGCAGCGAGCCCGCGATGCTGCGCGCACGGCCTCCAAAAAAGGTGTGACGGTACAAGTAGCGGGGGGGACTTATGAACTCTCTCAACCCCTTGAGCTTTCTTCGGAAGACTCCGGCGCGG is a window encoding:
- a CDS encoding NAD-dependent epimerase/dehydratase family protein, whose protein sequence is MAVALVTGSAGLIGAETVRAFAAKGFDTVGIDNDMRAYFFGDDASTRWAADSLSKTVPGYRHYAVDIRDIQSVDAIFSAYGSDIQLVVHTAAQPSHDWAAREPLTDFGVNALGTLHLLELTRKHCPSATFIFTSTNKVYGDTPNALPLVEGETRWNVAPHHPYAQYGIDETMPIDASKHSIFGASKVAADVMVQEYGRYFGMKTACFRGGCLTGPGHSGAELHGFLSYLMKCAISGREYRIFGYKGKQVRDNIHSSDLVECFWHFHQNPRSGEVYNIGGGTHSNCSMLEAIRLCEEIAGKKMNTTYVDEPRSGDHIWWISDVRRFQSHYPQWCYRYNVPQILAEIYDGLSHRT